In the Oncorhynchus nerka isolate Pitt River linkage group LG2, Oner_Uvic_2.0, whole genome shotgun sequence genome, one interval contains:
- the si:ch211-105j21.9 gene encoding sialomucin core protein 24-like, which produces MGAGCVRTKENMMAIDHRLSLPLASFIMAISLTTTTTLTSSSERGNNATVANIRLVTAITETMAPNQTYTTAMSTPSNVTVDGALSTTSYHNSSQNSIGTTTHNAVQDNSTTTTALAVSSNTTTESTPSALAPSANATSAAITVPGIVPSTAPTTQAAKTTENQNSTSNIPPQQSTKNLPQTTNAAMSMTTATHNVTQGFGLDNSEKGMTVFFSVVLGVFVLGIFMYTLNRWNQMRQYSHRPLYNNSEAEVGGSLAADDTLVISGGLYDGSQIYNPTMTTTDMTEDEFNFDNRLHVSQRSQFRLEFLTEERESSPGYEASTFHTFQPIDDDF; this is translated from the exons GACCAAAGAGAACATGATGGCCATTGATCACAGACTTTCTCTACCCCTGGCAAGTTTTATTATGGCCATTTCCTTGACTACAACTACAACTCTGACAAGCTCTTCTGAGAGAGGAAATAATGCCACTGTCGCAAATATCCGTTTGGTTACTGCAATCACAGAGACAATGGCGCCAAACCAGACCTACACCACAGCCATGTCAACTCCTTCAAATGTCACTGTTGACGGTGCTCTCTCTACTACAAGTTACCATAACTCAAGTCAGAACAGCATTGGAACAACAACTCACAATGCTGTGCAGGACAACTCAACAACCACAACAGCACTGGCTGTGAGCTCAAACACAACCACTGAGTCAACACCATCAGCTTTGGCCCCTTCAGCTAATGCTACATCTGCAGCCATTACAGTCCCAGGTATTGTCCCCTCCACTGCACCAACCACCCAAGCAGCCAAGACCACTGAAAACCAAAACAGTACATCAAATATCCCACCACAACAATCCACTAAGAATCTTCCTCAAACCACAAATGCCGCCATGTCGATGACAACCGCAACACATAATGTGACACAAG GTTTTGGACTAGACAATTCAGAAAAAGGCATGACGGTTTTCTTCAGTGTTGTGCTTGGGGTGTTTGTTTTGGGAATATTTATGTACACGTTGAATAGATGGAACCAGATGAGGCAATACTCACATCGACCTCTCTATAACAACTCTGAGGCCGAAG TGGGTGGATCCCTAGCAGCAGACGACACACTTGTAATTTCAGGAGGACTCTACGATGGTTCACAAATCTATAATCCAACTATGACAACTACTGATATGACGGAGGATGAGTTCAATTTTGATAACCGTCTACATGTGTCCCAGCGATCACAGTTCCGCCTGGAGTTCTTAACTGAAGAACGAGAGAGCTCCCCAGGCTATGAGGCCTCTACCTTTCATACTTTTCAGCCAATTGATGATGATTTTTAA
- the LOC115144787 gene encoding L-rhamnose-binding lectin CSL3, which yields MRMLRLTVVTLLATACCTLTDGAISITCEGSDALLQCDGGKIHIKRANYGRRQHDVCSIGRPDNQLTDTNCLSQSSTSKMAERCGGKSECIVPASNFVFGDPCVGTYKYLDTKYSCVQQQETISSIICEGSDSQLLCDRGEIRIQRANYGRRQHDVCSIGRPHQQLKNTNCLSQSTTSKMAERCDGKRQCIVKVSNSVFGDPCVGTYKYLDVAYTCD from the exons ATGCGCATGTTGAGACTGACGGTGGTCACAT tgCTGGCTACAGCTTGCTGCACACTAACAGATggag CAATCAGCATCACGTGTGAAGGCTCTGATGCTTTACTGCAATGTG ATGGAGGTAAGATCCATATCAAGCGTGCGAACTACGGTCGTCGTCAACACGATGTTTGTTCTATTGGGCGCCCTGATAACCAACTCACCGACACCAACTGCCTCAGCCAATCCTCCACCAGCAAGATGGCAGAAAG ATGCGGTGGGAAGAGCGAGTGTATTGTCCCTGCATCCAATTTTGTTTTTGGAGACCCCTGTGTCGGGACTTATAAGTACCTGGACACCAAATACTCCTGTGTCCAACAGCAAGAAACAA TAAGCAGCATCATATGTGAAGGCTCTGATTCTCAACTACTATGTG ATCGAGGTGAGATCCGTATTCAGCGTGCCAACTATGGTCGTCGTCAACACGATGTGTGTTCCATTGGGCGCCCACATCAACAACTCAAAAACACCAACTGCCTCAGCCAATCCACCACCAGCAAAATGGCAGAAAG GTGTGATGGAAAGCGCCAGTGTATCGTCAAGGTATCCAACTCTGTGTTCGGTGACCCCTGTGTCGGAACCTATAAGTACTTGGATGTGGCTTACACCTGTGACTGA
- the LOC135574740 gene encoding uncharacterized protein LOC135574740 yields the protein MNGPKRTWQQVKIKYKNILQNAVKKNTHRQGTGGGSPKADLTPAEDMALELNKGRPVLEGIPGGKETSIGSSQDATRFIQVPGSTVFLLEPPAQAPDDADPGEGPSAAATAHDGDDDEEETISLDSRRHEDPDAIQWENQPGNISSQAIRKLYGNHLRRQIELADIDIQYKKKKMENLALESEIKKRTIRKLDLEIKKLERELQEDDTAQNKN from the exons atgaacgggccaaaacggacatggcagcaggtcaaaatcaaatacaagaacattctgcagaatg cagtgaaaaagaatacccacagacaaggcacgggtggtgggtcaccaaaggctgaccttaccccagcagaggacatggccttggagctaaataaaggcaggcccgtcttagaggggatccctggggggaaagagacgagcataggttcctcccaagatgccacccgcttcattcaag tgcctggcagcactgtgttcctgttagagccaccagcacaagcaccagacgatgctgatcca ggtgaaggccccagtgcagcagcaacagcacatgatggagacgatgatgaggaggagaccatctctctggattccagaaggcatgag gacccagatgctatacagtgggaaaaccagcctggcaacata agctcacaagctatcagaaagttgtatggcaaccacctccggcgccaaatagaactggcagacatagacattcagtacaagaagaaaaagatggaaaatcttgcactggagtccgaaataaaaaagaggacaattaggaaactggaccttgaaataaaaaaacttgagagggag ctccaagaagatgacacagctcaaaataaaaattag